In Gemmatimonadaceae bacterium, the genomic window GACGAAGTGACCTGGATACTCGAGGGTCGGCATCCGCGATGGATAAAGGCGCGGCGATTCGGTGTAGTGTGATGCCGGCGTCTCCTGATTCAGCCTCTCGTGAGGACGGACGTCGTTGTATTCCTGACGGAATGAATCGAAGACCCTCTGCTGCGCGCAACAGTCTTCTTCACCGGGTGGACGGCCTGACGCTTCAGTGTGCGGTGCATTCGCTCGTGAGCGCCGTTCTGGTCGGGTCGTCCAGGCAGGATGCGCTGATGCTGAATGCCAAGACGCATCCACCACACGTTGAGATACGATAATCCGTGAATGGCCTGAGTTGCGAAAGGCACGCCATTGTCGGTGCGGATTGCGAGCGGTAGCCCATAGTCACGGAAGGCTCTTTCGAACACCGGCCGTGCGGTAACTGTCTGAGTTGATAGTAGACCGTGACAGGTGAGCAGAAACCGCGTGTGCTGGTCTGCGATGGTGAGCGGATAGCAGTAAATCCCATTGCCAGTTTTGAACTCGCCCTTGAAGTCTGCAGTCCAGAGATCGTTGGGAGCTCGAGTCGTGGGAGGTACAACTCCCGGATGTTGATGCGGCCGGCGGCGCCGCCGCTTCGCAACCAGACCGTGGCGGGCGAGCAAATCCGCGGTCGTACTCGGTGCCGGCCAGTTCTTCACTCTGGGATTCCTGGTAGCGAGAACACGCAGAAGCTTTCGCGCTCCCCAGAAGGGATGCTGACGCCGAAACTCGCAGATGATATCTGCGAGCTCACCATCGATGCGGTGCGGACAGTGGTGAGGAGCTCGGCTTCGATCGCCAAGCCCCCGTCGTCCTTCCTCTTCGTACCGCGCCAGCCACTTGTAGCCGATCCGGCGGCTGATGCCGTACCGAGCACAGAGCTCCGACATCGTGAAGCGATCGCTGAGTGCATCGCCAATAAACTGTATTCGCTCTTCCACAGGTGACGTCTCCAACCAAGGCATCGCTATCCTCGCAGAACAAGGCTTAGCCATGCAGTTTAGAAGGAGTGTTACCTATGTTCCCGGACTAGTCTGTTACCGATGTACCCGGTCTGTACCGTGCCGCCGCCTAACACTCGTTGAAGCTGACAAGCGATTTGCGGAAACGCGCTGCGCGCGCAATTGTGTGATTCGCTTGCAGCCGGTGTCGTTGCCGAGGTGCGGCGGTGCCCGTCTTGCTTGACACGCTGGGCGATTTCCTCGCGGTGCTCGCCGGGCCGGTGACAGGTGCGATGGAAGCGACGCTCTACTGGCAGCGGCTGCACGATCGCGCAAAGAATGGACGCGTTTTTATTCTTGACCAGCCGCGGTGAGATGTAGACGGAGACACCGTCGCCCGCCCTCCAAGCCTTTGCGGGAGCGTCGACGCGATCCGTCAAGACATTGACGAATCTGGACGCCGCAAGATAAAGTACTCGCACCACACCTCGACCCTCCTTCCGCGAGCCGCCATGCGCATTCGTGCCGTCGCTACCGCTCTCCTCTTCGTTACACCTGCGCCTCTATCACTAGGCGCGCAGCAGCCCTCCGTCGAAACACGGCTTCAGGGCTTCGACGGCTACATGGAGAAGATTCTCAAGGACTGGAATGTTCCTGGCATCGGCGTCGGGGTAGTCGTGAAGGACCGGCTCGTCTTCGCGAAGGGCTACGGCTATCGCGATTACGGAAAGAAGATCCCGTTCACACCGACGACGACGATGCCGATCGCGTCAAATACCAAACTGTTCACATCCATAGCTGCCGGGCTGCTTGTGGACGAAGGGAAGCTGGATTGGGACAAACCCATTCGTAAGTACGTACCGAGCATCGAGTTTTACAACGACGATCTGAATCGAACTGTGACGATTCGCGACATGCTGGCGCACCGTACCGGCATCACACGTCACGACAACATCTGGTACAAATCGGACTTCGGTCAGAAGGATTTATTCCAGCGGATCAAGTATCTCGAACCGACCGAGCCCATGCGCCAGACGTTCATCTACAACAACATGATGTACGTCGGCGCGGGATACGCGACCGAGCTGCTGAGCGGCAAGCCCTGGGACGTATTCGTGCGGGAGCGGCTGCTCATCCCACTCGGCATGACGAGCACAATCTTCAGCATCGCCGAGATGCGGAAGCAGCCTGATCACGGCGTTCCGTACACCGAGAGGCGCGACAACTTCGAACTGTATGCGGCGCCGTATTACGAGGAAGACGTCGGCGTTGCACCGGCTGGCGCGATGATCTCCAACATCCGCGATGTATCGCGCTGGCTCATCGCGCTCATGAACGGCGGGAAGCTGGAGGGCAAGCAGGTGATCCCCGCGAGCGTCATCAAGGCAACGCTCATGCCGTCGATCGCGTTGCCGAATACAGGACTCGAGGTGCGCGGCTGGGGCGAGTTGCTCAACGCGGCCTATGGGATGGGGCGCTGGATGACGTCGTATCGCGGCCATTTGCTCGCCAATCACGGCGGCGATCTGCCGGGCTTCCATTCGCAAGTCTCAATGATGCCCCAGGACAGCATTGGGGTCGTCGTGTTCGTGATTGGAGACCACGCCGCGCCGCTGTACAATGTCGTCTCATACAACGTGTACGAGCGCCTCCTTGGGATGAGTCTCACGCCGTGGAGTGAGCGACAGCTCGCGATTCGGCTGAAGAACAAGGAGGCCGGGAAGCTCGCGCGCACGAAGGCTGGCGGCGGCCGTGCCCTTGGTACGAAACCGTCGCACAAGATCACCGATTACGTCGGTGAGTTCGAGCATCCCGCCTACGGCGTCCTAACCGTGACGATGGCCGATACCTCGCTCATGTACGACTTCCACAAGGTCAGGCTGCCGTTGAGCCATTTCCACTATGACCGGTTTGATACGCCGGACGACGAGCGCGAGGGCAAGTCATCGGTGAATTTTCTGACGAACCCACAGGGTGAGATCGACAGGGCTGAGATGTCGCTCGACCAGGCAGCAGTCGTATTCACCCGTCGTGTTCCAGCGTCTCTGGCGAGCGCAGCGACATTGCGGCAGTATCTCGGGTCCTACGAAACGCCAAGCGGCAACAAGTTCGACGTGGTGCTGCGCACCGACGGCACGCTTGCCATTCAGTACGCGAACGGCTCCTTCCAGAACCTCATCCCGTGGCAGCCGCACCGCTTCCGAATCAAAGAATTCCCGGATGTCATCTTCGAGTTTGTCGTCGCTAACGGACGCGCAACAGCCTTGAAGCAGTCTGACCCGTCAGGAGAGTTCACCTTCGTTCGAAAGGGATCATAACGACCGCGTTAGACCGGCTGAAGGCAAGGCATACGGCGTACGGCAACGAGGTGACTCTTCCCCTCAACACAACTGAGGAAGCGAATGCAGTCGACACAATACGATGCGATCGTCGTCGGATCCGGAATCTCCGGCGGCTGGGCCGCCAAGGAGCTCGCCGAGAAGGGGCTTCGCGTGCTGATGCTCGAGCGCGGCCGCAACGTCGAGCACGTCAAGGACTACGTCAACGCGACGAAGGGCGCATGGGAGTACGCTCATCGCGGCGGCCGCACTCAGTCGATGGAAGAGCTGTATCCGGTGCTCAAGCGTGACTACCCGCTGAACGAGACGAACCTCGCATTCTGGGCTTCCGACAAGGACTCACCGTACACGGAAGTGAAGCGCTTCGACTGGTATCGCGGCTACCAGGTAGGCGGCCGCTCGCTTATGTGGGGACGCCAGAGCTACCGGCACGGTGACCTCGACTTTGCTGCCAACGCGCGCGAAGGAATCGCCATCGACTGGCCGATTCGCTACGCCGAGATCGCGCCGTGGTACGACCTTGTCGAGAAACACGCCGGCATCTCGGGATCAACTGAAGGTTTGCCGCAATTGCCGGACGGACAATTCCAGCCGGCAATGCCTCTCAACTGCGGCGAGGAATTGGTGGCCGGACGTTTGTCGAAATTGTACAACGGACGCCGCCGCATCATCCCTGGACGGTGCGCCAACCTCAGCCAGGCACTTCCCGGACGTGCAGCATGCCAGTACAGGAACGCGTGCTGGCTCGGCTGTCCATACGGCGCCTATTTCAGCACACAGTCCTCTACGCTTCCCGCAGCGGCGAAGACGGGACGTATGACACTCAAGCCGTGGGCGATCGTCAGCGAGGTGCTCTACGACCGCGACAAGAAACGCTCGACGGGTGTGCGGGTCCTCGACGCCGTCAGCGAACAGACGACCGACTACACGGCGCGCGTCGTTTTCCTTTGCGCTTCGACGCTCAACTCCACCTGGCTCCTCATGCGCTCTGCAACCGACGTCTGGCCCGGCGGACTCGGCAGCAGCTCAGGCGAGCTGGGCCACAATCTCATGGACCACCATTTCCGATGCGGTGCGTCGGGAAAGCTCGACGGCTTGGAGGACAAATATTACTACGGCCGCCGCCCCACCGGGTTCTACATTCCACGATACCGCAATCTGTTTGGCGACAAGCGCGACTACCTCCGGGGGTTTGGGTATCAGGGCAGCGCTGGGCGAGCGGGCTGGTCACGCGCGGTCGCGGAGCTTGGCGTTGGCGGCGGATTCAAGGACGCGATGTCGGAGCCCGGCCGGTGGGATATTGGCGCGACAGCGTTCGGCGAGATGCTTCCAAGTCACGGCAATCAGATCGCGCTCGATCAGGCGAAGAAGGACAAATGGGGACTTCCGGTTCTCAAGATCGACTGCGCCACCGGTGAGAATGAGCGCCTCATGCGCAAAGACATGATCAACGACATGGCGGACATGCTCGAGCAGTGCGGCGTGAAGAACGTGAACGCATACGACAACGAGTACTTCCCGGGCATGGGCATCCATGAGATGGGCACGGCACGCATGGGGAGTGATCCGAAGTCGTCGGTCCTCAACAAGTGGAACCAGGTTTGGGATGCACCAAACGTCTTTGTCACCGACGGCTCAGGCATGGTATCCGGCTCGTGCGTGAATCCTTCACTGACTTACATGGCGCTAACCGCCCGCGCGGCAGACCACGCGGTGAGCGAGCTGAATCGCCGCAACCTCTGATCGGAGATTCATCGATGGCCCAGTATCAGGACGAAAGCGATCGTCTCGGAGGGATTGCGTTGATCGACCGGCGCGAGGCAATTCGGCGCGTCGCGCTATTCCTCGGAGGCACCACACTCGTGGGCGGCAGCGCGCTTCTTACTGCATGCGAGCGAGAGCGTCCGCAGGCTCCGGCGACAGGTCCCGTTGGTGAGTTTACTTCCGCCGACATCGCATATCTCGACGAGATTGCAGAGACGATTCTTCCGGAGACGAAAACTCCGGGCGCCAAGGCTGCGAAGACTGGCGCATTCATGGCTCTCATGGTCACGGACAGCTACAGCGCGCCCGACCAGAAGATCTTCCGTGACGGCATGCTCAAGCTGGACGAAGCGAGCCGTAAGGAGACCAACGCGACGTTCATGGCCGCGACGCCGGAACAGCGGCTCGCGGTGCTATCGAAGCTCGATCGCGAGCAGAGGATCCAAAGTGACTCGAGAGCCGCTGCGAGTCGTAAGGCGCGCGGTCTCCCGCCCGCGAAACAAGAGGAACAGGCGGAACAGGCGGAGCCCGAGAAGCATCTTCCCGACCAGCGTCGGGAGCTCGCTCCGGGCTCGGACGTCGGCGCAGCAACGGCGATCACTGCAGACACGCCGTCGCACTACTTCCGGATGATGAAAGAGCTCGCGCTGCTCGGCTACTTCACGTCGGAGATCGGCTGCACGCAAGCGCAGCGGTACATGGAGTCGCCGGGCCGCTTCGATCCGTGCACCGAGTATCGTCCCGGGGAGAAGGCCTGGGCGCCGCACGCCTGACCTGACTCATCGAAGGCCGCAACACCGCAGCGTCAGCTGGTGATTAGATGCAAGTCGCCGAACTCGTGCCACAGATAGTGGTGATGTAACGCCGCTTCGTACGCGAGAGCGAGATGCTCGCTTCCCGCCAGCGCCTCCAGCATCGAGAGATGCGAAGCTTTTGGCTCGTGCAGCCCCGTGAGAATCGCATCGACCACGAGAAGTCCGCGTTCAGGAGTGATGACGAGATCGGTCCAGCCTTGACCGCTCTTCAGGCGACCGTCGGCATCGGCAACAGTCTCCAGCGCTCGCACGACGGTCGTTCCAACGGCGACGACTCGCGCGCCACGTGAGCGCGCCGAGTTGATCGCCAACGCCGTCGAATTCGGCACACGATAGCGTTCGGGATACGGCGGCTCGTCCACTTCGAGGCTCGACACGCCAGTGTGCAGCACGAGCGGCGCAATTCGCACTCCTTTCCGAGCAAGGCGCTCGACGATCTCGTGGGTGAATCCTCGCCCGGCCGATGGCATTTCGGCGCTTCCGGATTCCGCCGAGAAGATCGTCTGGTAATACGATAGCGGCCACGACTTTCGCACATATGAGTACCGGATCGGCATCCCGTACTGCGCAGTGTATGTAGTTGAATGGTCAGGCAGGGTCAGCTCAGCGATCCAGAGTCTCACCCGCCCAGCTGGATACGCATCGGGATCAGCCAGATACGGAGCGACGAGCCTGGCCGTCGCGCCGGCGGGAAGATGAACGAGCTCACCAGGCTCGGCATCGAAGAGCGGAGTCGTTCCCTTCTCCGCGTGCTGCCGCAATTCCACGACCCACCGGTTTTCAGAGAGCGGTGTTGAAAGATGCAGCACGATGTCTCTCGTGCGTCCGTCGCCCGCCGCGCGCTCCGCGTCAAGCGCTGCGTTGATGGTCGCGCTCGCGTTGACCACGACCACATCGCCCGAGTTCATGAAATCCGGGAAGTCGAAGAAGCGCGTGTGAGTGATGGCGTCGTCACTCGTGCGCGATACCATCAGGCGCACCTGATCGCGCGCCAGCCCGCGCACTTCCGGTGGCTCGCGCGCCGCGAGCTCATCGGAGACCTGAAACTCGAGGCGCGCCTCCAGCGCGATCACGCTGCTACCGCATCAGCGGCACCGAGCGCCGCCGCAAGGTACCGCCCGCTCGGCAGGTTGCCCTCAAGAAGCGTGATGAACGCCGGCACACGCGCCTCGGGAAGCGGACGATCGCTGATGTCCTCGCCGGGAAACGCAGCCTGCTGCATGTCGGTGCGCAAATCGCCGGGATCGACCCAGTAGACTTTTACCGAGGGGTTTTCCGCGGCGAGCACGGCGGACAGCTGCTCCAGTGCGGCCTTGCTCGAGCCATACCCTCCCCAACCGGGGTAGGCGTTGACTCCGGCGTCGCTCGTCACGTTGATGACACGAGCGTCCGGCTTGAGCGCGTTCCGCACCGCCTGCAGGATGCCAAGCGGGGCGACGACATTGGCTTCGAATACAGCGGTGAGCACGTCGAGTGGATAATCGAGCAGCTCCGGCTGAGGACTGGGACCCAATGCGCCAGCGTTGTTGATGACCGCATCGAGCCCGGCGTGTCCGCGGGCGAGAACTGCGAGCGCCTCTCGGTGCGCCGGCTCGGTGACGTCACCGGCGAGCGCGGCGACGTGCGTTCGTGCCGCGAGCTCGTCACGCACGGAGCGAAGGCGTTCGGTGTCGCGCGCCGTAAGGATGAGATTCCAGCCGCGGGTCGCGAGGCCGCGAGCGAGCGCGAGTCCGAGGCCTCGCGACGCGCCGGTGATCAGTGCGGTCTTTTCTCTGGAGCGGTCTTTCACGGTGTCTCCCTGCAGAAGTTGGTGGTAGAGAGGCAATCTACAAGTTCAAGTGAACTTGAAGTCAAGACCCTGCAGGCATAGATTGTCACGAATGGACGATCTTCTTCTGATTGGCGAGGTCGCGCGCCGCAGCGGCGTTGCAGCTTCGGCGCTCCGCTTCTACGAGGAGCGAGGGCTCATCACATCAGACCGCACCATCGGCGGACAACGGCGCTATCAGCGGGCAGTCCTGCGACGGATTGCATTCATTGTCTTTGCGCAGCGAGTGGGACTCACGCTGGAGGAGATCCGCACGGAGCTCGCGAAGCTTCCGCCGCATCGCGCGCCAACGGGCCGCGACTGGTCCCGACTCTCAAAAACGTGGACATCGCGAATCGATGAGCGCATCGAAGAGCTCGAGCGCCTCAGAGCCGGACTCACTCAATGCATCGGCTGCGGCTGTCTTTCACTCGACCGTTGCCAGCTCTCGAACCCCGGCGACTGGGCCGGTCGCCTTGGACCGGGTCCACGCTACTGGATCGGGGACCGGCCGAGTCGATGAGGTAGACCTTACGCCCCGCCTTCTCGTTTTCTTTGCGATCACGTTTGCGGCGTCGTGGCTCTGCTGGATCGCTTTCCTTGCAATATCCGGTGGAACCCCGGCGAGCAACCCAGCTGTTGCGGTGGCCGCTACGGCAATATTCCTTCTTGGCGTTTTCGCGCCCGGGCTGACCGCCATCGCTCTAACCGCACGAAATGAGGGACGCGCCGCAGTCGAAGCTCTGCTCGGCCGGATTCTCAAGTGGGACGTCGGCGCGCGATGGTACGTCTTCGCGATCGGCTACATCCCAGTGATCAAGCTTCTGGCCGCAGCGGTGCATCGCGTGGCGACCGGTCAATGGCCGCGCTTCGGTCAGGAGCCGCTTTACCTGATGCTGGCTGCGATTCTGATCTCGACGTGGGTACAGGCCGGCGAAGAAATCGGATGGCGAGGCTATGCCCTTCCCCGCCTGTCCGAGCACTTCGGTCTTCCGATCTCCAGCATCACCCTTGGCATCATCTGGGCGACGTGGCACCTGCCGCTGTTTTTCTTTCCCGAGAGCAGCACTCTGGGCCAGTCGTTCCCGCTCTATCTGCTGCAGGTGACCGCCATCTCCGTCACAATGGCCTGGCTCTACTGGCGCACCGGCGGAAGTCTGCTTCTTGTCATGCTATTCCATGCAGCCGCGAACAACCTCAAGGATATCGTTCCATCTACTGCACCTGCTGCGGCCGGTATTTTCGCCTTCAGCGGCTCGCTCGTTGGCTGGCTGACCGTCACGTTCCTGTGGATTGGAGCAGCGTTCTTTCTCATTCAGATGTCCGGAACTGCGAGCCTCAGAAGCTTATCCAAGTGAAATTCGGGCCGTAATTTTATGCTTCAACCTCAGAGACAGGCATCGCATGCTACTCGGTCTGCGCACAGTGATCTACAAGGTCTCCGACCTCGACCGCGCGAAGGAATGGTACAGTGCCACCTTCGGCGTCGCCCCCTACTTCGACGAGTCCTTTTACGTGGGATTCAATATTGGCGGCTTCGAACTGGGGTTGGATCCCAGCATCGCGAAACAGGGACCGGGCCCGGGCGGTGCATTGGCCTACTGGGGTGTGCGTGACCTGAAGGGTCTGCTCGCCGATTTGACAGCGAAGGGCGTGAGGGTTCGCGGCAAGCTCCAGAACGTGGGTGACGGGATTCTGGTGGCGAGCATAGAAGATCCATTCGGCAACCTCATAGGTCTCATCGAGAATCCCCACTTCACACTCGCACAGGAATCACACGATGCCTGAGATCAAGACGCGCGATTGGCGTGTGACGGCGCATGACAATTCATGCGACTGGAAACGTTCGGCG contains:
- the soxR gene encoding redox-sensitive transcriptional activator SoxR, with the protein product MDDLLLIGEVARRSGVAASALRFYEERGLITSDRTIGGQRRYQRAVLRRIAFIVFAQRVGLTLEEIRTELAKLPPHRAPTGRDWSRLSKTWTSRIDERIEELERLRAGLTQCIGCGCLSLDRCQLSNPGDWAGRLGPGPRYWIGDRPSR
- a CDS encoding GMC family oxidoreductase, translating into MQSTQYDAIVVGSGISGGWAAKELAEKGLRVLMLERGRNVEHVKDYVNATKGAWEYAHRGGRTQSMEELYPVLKRDYPLNETNLAFWASDKDSPYTEVKRFDWYRGYQVGGRSLMWGRQSYRHGDLDFAANAREGIAIDWPIRYAEIAPWYDLVEKHAGISGSTEGLPQLPDGQFQPAMPLNCGEELVAGRLSKLYNGRRRIIPGRCANLSQALPGRAACQYRNACWLGCPYGAYFSTQSSTLPAAAKTGRMTLKPWAIVSEVLYDRDKKRSTGVRVLDAVSEQTTDYTARVVFLCASTLNSTWLLMRSATDVWPGGLGSSSGELGHNLMDHHFRCGASGKLDGLEDKYYYGRRPTGFYIPRYRNLFGDKRDYLRGFGYQGSAGRAGWSRAVAELGVGGGFKDAMSEPGRWDIGATAFGEMLPSHGNQIALDQAKKDKWGLPVLKIDCATGENERLMRKDMINDMADMLEQCGVKNVNAYDNEYFPGMGIHEMGTARMGSDPKSSVLNKWNQVWDAPNVFVTDGSGMVSGSCVNPSLTYMALTARAADHAVSELNRRNL
- a CDS encoding SDR family oxidoreductase, translated to MKDRSREKTALITGASRGLGLALARGLATRGWNLILTARDTERLRSVRDELAARTHVAALAGDVTEPAHREALAVLARGHAGLDAVINNAGALGPSPQPELLDYPLDVLTAVFEANVVAPLGILQAVRNALKPDARVINVTSDAGVNAYPGWGGYGSSKAALEQLSAVLAAENPSVKVYWVDPGDLRTDMQQAAFPGEDISDRPLPEARVPAFITLLEGNLPSGRYLAAALGAADAVAA
- a CDS encoding VOC family protein; the protein is MLLGLRTVIYKVSDLDRAKEWYSATFGVAPYFDESFYVGFNIGGFELGLDPSIAKQGPGPGGALAYWGVRDLKGLLADLTAKGVRVRGKLQNVGDGILVASIEDPFGNLIGLIENPHFTLAQESHDA
- a CDS encoding gluconate 2-dehydrogenase subunit 3 family protein, producing MAQYQDESDRLGGIALIDRREAIRRVALFLGGTTLVGGSALLTACERERPQAPATGPVGEFTSADIAYLDEIAETILPETKTPGAKAAKTGAFMALMVTDSYSAPDQKIFRDGMLKLDEASRKETNATFMAATPEQRLAVLSKLDREQRIQSDSRAAASRKARGLPPAKQEEQAEQAEPEKHLPDQRRELAPGSDVGAATAITADTPSHYFRMMKELALLGYFTSEIGCTQAQRYMESPGRFDPCTEYRPGEKAWAPHA
- a CDS encoding CPBP family intramembrane glutamic endopeptidase, producing the protein MDRVHATGSGTGRVDEVDLTPRLLVFFAITFAASWLCWIAFLAISGGTPASNPAVAVAATAIFLLGVFAPGLTAIALTARNEGRAAVEALLGRILKWDVGARWYVFAIGYIPVIKLLAAAVHRVATGQWPRFGQEPLYLMLAAILISTWVQAGEEIGWRGYALPRLSEHFGLPISSITLGIIWATWHLPLFFFPESSTLGQSFPLYLLQVTAISVTMAWLYWRTGGSLLLVMLFHAAANNLKDIVPSTAPAAAGIFAFSGSLVGWLTVTFLWIGAAFFLIQMSGTASLRSLSK
- a CDS encoding serine hydrolase, coding for MRIRAVATALLFVTPAPLSLGAQQPSVETRLQGFDGYMEKILKDWNVPGIGVGVVVKDRLVFAKGYGYRDYGKKIPFTPTTTMPIASNTKLFTSIAAGLLVDEGKLDWDKPIRKYVPSIEFYNDDLNRTVTIRDMLAHRTGITRHDNIWYKSDFGQKDLFQRIKYLEPTEPMRQTFIYNNMMYVGAGYATELLSGKPWDVFVRERLLIPLGMTSTIFSIAEMRKQPDHGVPYTERRDNFELYAAPYYEEDVGVAPAGAMISNIRDVSRWLIALMNGGKLEGKQVIPASVIKATLMPSIALPNTGLEVRGWGELLNAAYGMGRWMTSYRGHLLANHGGDLPGFHSQVSMMPQDSIGVVVFVIGDHAAPLYNVVSYNVYERLLGMSLTPWSERQLAIRLKNKEAGKLARTKAGGGRALGTKPSHKITDYVGEFEHPAYGVLTVTMADTSLMYDFHKVRLPLSHFHYDRFDTPDDEREGKSSVNFLTNPQGEIDRAEMSLDQAAVVFTRRVPASLASAATLRQYLGSYETPSGNKFDVVLRTDGTLAIQYANGSFQNLIPWQPHRFRIKEFPDVIFEFVVANGRATALKQSDPSGEFTFVRKGS
- a CDS encoding leucine zipper domain-containing protein; amino-acid sequence: MPWLETSPVEERIQFIGDALSDRFTMSELCARYGISRRIGYKWLARYEEEGRRGLGDRSRAPHHCPHRIDGELADIICEFRRQHPFWGARKLLRVLATRNPRVKNWPAPSTTADLLARHGLVAKRRRRRPHQHPGVVPPTTRAPNDLWTADFKGEFKTGNGIYCYPLTIADQHTRFLLTCHGLLSTQTVTARPVFERAFRDYGLPLAIRTDNGVPFATQAIHGLSYLNVWWMRLGIQHQRILPGRPDQNGAHERMHRTLKRQAVHPVKKTVARSRGSSIHSVRNTTTSVLTRG
- a CDS encoding S-adenosylmethionine:tRNA ribosyltransferase-isomerase encodes the protein MIALEARLEFQVSDELAAREPPEVRGLARDQVRLMVSRTSDDAITHTRFFDFPDFMNSGDVVVVNASATINAALDAERAAGDGRTRDIVLHLSTPLSENRWVVELRQHAEKGTTPLFDAEPGELVHLPAGATARLVAPYLADPDAYPAGRVRLWIAELTLPDHSTTYTAQYGMPIRYSYVRKSWPLSYYQTIFSAESGSAEMPSAGRGFTHEIVERLARKGVRIAPLVLHTGVSSLEVDEPPYPERYRVPNSTALAINSARSRGARVVAVGTTVVRALETVADADGRLKSGQGWTDLVITPERGLLVVDAILTGLHEPKASHLSMLEALAGSEHLALAYEAALHHHYLWHEFGDLHLITS